One genomic segment of Panicum virgatum strain AP13 chromosome 2N, P.virgatum_v5, whole genome shotgun sequence includes these proteins:
- the LOC120662838 gene encoding protein hunchback-like, with protein MSPLLQTGVFASPAPAPVPTPQPSVWTAEQRAEFLRQQQGLHQLQHPSAQSLMFESPSQPEVLRPSAVRPTQPDTTPVTSAPPTDSTVVTEPAATSTPATSTAPATPVTQKSSSADEDWTDDDADDSAT; from the coding sequence ATGTCACCTCTTCTTCAGACCGGGGTGTTTGCCAGccctgctcctgctccggtGCCTactccacagcctagtgtctggactgccgagcagcgtgcagagttcctcAGGCAGCAGCAGGGTCTGCATCAGCTACAGCACCCCTCAGCTCAGTCCCTCATGTTCGAGTCACCctcacagcctgaggtgctccgtccgtccgctGTTCGCCCTACTCAGCCAGACACGACTCCCGTCAcatctgctcctccgacggactccacggtcgtCACCGAGCCAGCTGCTACTTCTACTCCGGCTACTTCTACTGCTCCGGCGACTCCGGTCACGCAGAAGTCCTCTTCAGCTGACGAagactggacggacgacgacgccgacgactcagCCACAtag